The proteins below are encoded in one region of Haladaptatus sp. R4:
- a CDS encoding zinc transporter, with product MSGLSRLGLAGFVAFVVLSGVGIVAHLSKVLVIAWVAFAAMAGGAVLGGRVNDSMHAKQLVWAFGLASGAMITSAAVFLVPSAISHQAEFGGFGIAFGILAGFSAHTIGHRATHLETALDHTSIELTAHSLAAGAIVGLVYGNMPGLGLLLGLTIVSHKGPAGYVAAHRLRGSGKSVSVLLLPAAGIGIAAISSALLHLPSDPAINGFVFGFAAGVFLHVAMDFLPRCELGGEVYEVAQLSDNAHHLLDELRTHAVASTLLGGAIVFGLWAVISRPM from the coding sequence ATGTCAGGACTCTCTCGTCTGGGTCTCGCCGGGTTCGTCGCCTTCGTCGTTCTCTCCGGGGTCGGGATCGTGGCCCATCTCTCGAAGGTACTCGTCATCGCGTGGGTCGCGTTCGCCGCCATGGCGGGCGGTGCCGTCCTCGGTGGCCGTGTGAACGACTCCATGCACGCGAAGCAACTCGTCTGGGCGTTCGGGTTGGCGAGCGGCGCGATGATCACCAGCGCCGCCGTGTTTCTCGTCCCGAGCGCGATTTCCCATCAGGCCGAATTCGGCGGCTTCGGCATAGCTTTCGGCATTCTCGCCGGATTCAGCGCCCACACCATCGGTCACCGGGCGACGCACCTCGAAACCGCGCTTGACCACACGTCGATAGAACTGACCGCCCACTCGCTCGCCGCAGGGGCCATCGTCGGACTCGTCTACGGCAACATGCCCGGCCTCGGTTTGCTCCTCGGGCTTACCATCGTTTCGCACAAGGGTCCCGCCGGATACGTCGCGGCCCACCGCCTTCGGGGGAGTGGCAAATCCGTCTCCGTCCTGCTCCTCCCCGCCGCCGGAATCGGCATCGCCGCCATTAGCTCCGCGCTGCTCCACCTCCCCTCGGACCCCGCGATAAACGGCTTCGTCTTCGGGTTCGCCGCCGGGGTCTTCCTCCACGTCGCCATGGACTTCCTCCCGCGCTGTGAACTCGGCGGTGAGGTGTACGAAGTCGCCCAGTTGAGCGACAACGCACACCACCTCCTCGACGAACTCCGTACGCACGCGGTGGCGAGCACCCTCCTCGGCGGTGCCATCGTGTTCGGCTTGTGGGCGGTCATCAGTCGCCCGATGTGA
- a CDS encoding acyl-CoA thioesterase produces the protein MPTLMDTYIENRERVQPNHANNYETAHGGIVMKWMDEIGAMSAMRLAGETCVTANVDQMDFQRPIPVGDTTVIRSYVYDTGRTSVKVKLRAFREEPRTGEREQTTESYFVFVAVNDEGRPTKVPDIQVETERGEELREAALAGEK, from the coding sequence ATGCCGACGCTGATGGACACCTACATCGAAAACCGCGAACGCGTGCAACCGAACCACGCCAACAACTACGAGACCGCTCACGGGGGAATCGTGATGAAATGGATGGACGAAATCGGGGCGATGTCGGCGATGCGCCTCGCGGGTGAGACGTGCGTCACCGCCAACGTGGATCAGATGGACTTCCAACGACCGATTCCCGTCGGGGATACCACGGTCATCCGGTCGTACGTCTACGACACTGGACGGACGAGCGTGAAGGTGAAACTGCGCGCCTTCCGCGAGGAACCCCGGACGGGCGAGCGCGAGCAGACGACCGAGTCGTACTTCGTCTTCGTTGCGGTGAACGACGAGGGACGGCCCACGAAGGTGCCGGACATTCAGGTGGAAACCGAACGCGGCGAGGAACTCCGTGAAGCCGCACTCGCCGGTGAAAAATAG
- a CDS encoding choice-of-anchor W domain-containing protein, translating to MTGTGGALYGVSDSTAGETDGGTLDLKLQGSDTDRIPAAGDLVLGSGGSYTHRTSLTNAGSTGGESISLGVTTVTTDEGTTESGESNTSTADGGELDDELLFRASLERDGTTVGYFFGDGSSLASYSTVAGRPEQAIQLSPSLGSSPAVFVFEVNYPTGSTAAYGDRLVFDLDLTLNSRVSPAGWSDVDTTRVSLQAGGGQASDPTITTLTQQEYNSITMQQAFIAQGRVGGSGSGVTEHRLGPTINNPKNRSNKDWQNNETRPFTLTYDPQTTIVTYGNQGVSDLTYAPTDTGPYTDLLLDVVAPTSATTQLNNLRLNGNQLGRDIQVTNGGSAIRVSNVSLEEGFTLRGNARMQWSKNKPSQDTQYYRLRVGRVTSSSSTTGSNSTENSSQSLVFGTRNGPYIVR from the coding sequence ATGACGGGGACGGGGGGCGCTCTGTACGGCGTTTCGGATTCGACGGCCGGAGAAACGGACGGGGGGACACTCGACCTCAAACTGCAAGGATCCGACACGGATCGGATTCCTGCCGCAGGAGACCTCGTTCTCGGTTCCGGCGGTTCGTACACTCATCGAACGTCGCTCACGAACGCCGGAAGCACCGGCGGTGAATCGATCAGCCTCGGCGTCACCACCGTTACAACTGACGAAGGAACGACGGAATCCGGCGAGTCGAACACGTCCACTGCAGACGGCGGCGAACTAGACGACGAACTACTGTTCAGGGCGTCCCTCGAACGTGACGGGACGACGGTCGGTTACTTTTTCGGCGATGGTTCGTCGTTGGCCTCGTATAGCACGGTTGCGGGGCGACCGGAGCAGGCGATTCAACTGTCACCGTCGCTCGGATCGTCCCCGGCGGTGTTCGTGTTCGAGGTGAACTATCCGACGGGATCGACCGCCGCGTACGGAGACCGCCTCGTTTTCGATCTCGATCTCACGTTGAATTCGCGCGTTTCCCCGGCCGGGTGGAGCGACGTGGATACGACGCGGGTATCGCTGCAGGCCGGGGGTGGACAGGCGTCCGATCCTACGATAACGACGCTCACACAACAGGAGTACAACTCGATCACGATGCAACAGGCGTTCATCGCGCAGGGACGCGTCGGTGGATCCGGATCCGGGGTGACGGAGCATCGGCTCGGTCCGACGATCAACAATCCGAAGAACAGATCGAACAAGGACTGGCAGAACAACGAAACCCGCCCGTTCACGCTCACGTACGATCCGCAAACTACCATCGTCACCTACGGTAACCAAGGCGTGAGTGACCTGACGTACGCACCAACGGATACGGGGCCGTACACCGACCTGCTCCTCGATGTGGTCGCGCCGACTTCGGCGACCACGCAGTTGAATAACCTCCGCCTCAACGGCAATCAACTCGGCCGGGACATCCAAGTCACGAACGGCGGCTCCGCGATTCGCGTGTCGAACGTTTCGCTCGAAGAGGGGTTCACGCTCCGAGGGAACGCCCGCATGCAGTGGTCGAAAAACAAACCGTCGCAAGACACCCAGTACTACCGGTTGCGGGTCGGTCGCGTGACTTCGAGTTCGAGCACGACCGGCAGTAATTCGACCGAAAACAGCTCACAATCGTTGGTTTTCGGGACGCGAAACGGACCGTATATCGTTCGGTAG
- a CDS encoding signal peptidase I, which yields MRFVRPSRLGWIVLGILLLPIVGQILFTLLPGVGSYVVLSGSMTPTLKPGSVVYTYDSGHYESGDAITFAQNGELVTHRIVRKTNDGFVTKGDARTYPDSFVVHRDQIRGEVVLSIPLYGYLVHPVFSRSAYLYAILGGGVLMGAAGYFFTRLE from the coding sequence ATGAGGTTCGTCCGTCCCTCCCGACTCGGTTGGATCGTTCTCGGAATCCTCCTACTCCCGATAGTCGGACAAATCCTTTTCACGCTGTTGCCCGGCGTGGGAAGCTACGTCGTCCTGAGTGGAAGTATGACACCAACCCTCAAGCCCGGGAGCGTGGTTTACACGTACGATTCGGGTCACTACGAATCCGGGGATGCGATCACCTTCGCACAGAACGGTGAACTCGTCACTCACCGGATCGTTCGGAAGACGAACGATGGATTCGTGACGAAAGGTGATGCTCGAACGTATCCGGATTCCTTCGTCGTCCATCGGGACCAAATTCGTGGTGAAGTCGTCCTGTCGATTCCGCTATACGGGTATCTGGTTCACCCGGTTTTCTCGCGTAGTGCGTATCTCTACGCGATCCTCGGCGGCGGTGTGCTTATGGGAGCCGCTGGCTACTTTTTTACTCGGTTAGAATAA
- a CDS encoding TasA family protein: MIVIAGGILAGVGTWAFWSDTDSSTGNTVEAGTMDLAINGSANGTTEDFNLINAQPGDQVNHTYALTNEGSTEADHLEIGFNYTENDLRAEPNDSELANELNASETASLIRVQTMQYESPQGTVLDDITSNVTDTNGNGYVDLQEVNAQTNVLDDLQAPAPNSSSTTYFTLDLEVANDNAAYWTGADTTGNLTGADEDVMADGVDIAVNFTLNQDSSQ, encoded by the coding sequence TTGATAGTCATCGCCGGTGGTATTCTCGCTGGTGTCGGGACGTGGGCGTTCTGGAGCGACACGGACTCAAGCACGGGTAACACGGTCGAGGCCGGTACGATGGACCTCGCAATAAACGGCAGCGCGAATGGCACAACGGAGGATTTCAACCTGATCAATGCCCAACCAGGTGACCAGGTGAATCACACGTACGCGCTGACGAACGAGGGATCGACGGAGGCGGATCATCTCGAAATCGGCTTCAACTATACGGAAAACGACCTCCGTGCCGAACCGAACGACTCCGAGCTCGCCAACGAGCTGAACGCGTCCGAGACGGCGAGTCTTATTCGCGTTCAGACGATGCAGTACGAGAGCCCGCAAGGGACCGTCCTCGACGACATCACGTCGAACGTGACGGATACGAACGGGAACGGATACGTCGATCTCCAAGAGGTGAACGCGCAGACGAACGTGCTCGATGATCTGCAAGCACCCGCTCCGAACAGTTCGAGTACGACGTACTTCACTCTCGACCTCGAAGTCGCAAACGACAACGCTGCGTACTGGACCGGTGCCGATACGACCGGTAATCTAACCGGAGCTGACGAGGATGTGATGGCTGACGGCGTCGACATCGCGGTCAACTTCACGCTCAATCAGGACAGCAGCCAATAA
- a CDS encoding globin-coupled sensor protein: MNSAGDVFGNSALGKRVDMDEQLSEMGLDMAEIERRKSFLDFDSADARRLAALRPVFEDHRAEIADRFYANLQLDEETHEILNNSTRTIDSLKRTQGEYLVTLADGSYGTEYVRNRARIGKLHDMLGMPLNHYIGQYGVYYDLISSIVEERLQDEIEAMVRDEFSSAMTDGGQLASSTNADDLLGGVRDAVHESFEEMLSVLRVLNLDMQITADTYVHSHSRQMKREIERSRTLRESTEEHVLDAHESAGDVAASSAEISGLTEEQSNNMDRIASEVSTQSATVEEIAASASEVGRQSRESQTLAEEGKQLGQRAIGATESTEDARESMVEDAEELQNAVAEISDAVEMINDVADQTNLLALNASIEAARAGEAGDGFAVVAEEVKSLAEESKERAAEIESMGDRIQSRTESTLDSLGESEASISETVTAVQRTSEKLERIVESATETAVGMEQITSATDEQAASTQEVATMIDEAAERSARISKKVSSIAETNEKQAATIEELDDIVAHLGEAESDIDRI; this comes from the coding sequence ATGAACTCAGCGGGCGACGTATTCGGGAACTCCGCTCTCGGGAAGCGAGTGGACATGGACGAACAGCTTTCGGAGATGGGTCTCGACATGGCGGAAATCGAGCGACGCAAGTCGTTCCTCGACTTCGATAGTGCGGACGCTCGACGACTAGCGGCCCTCCGTCCCGTATTCGAGGACCATCGCGCGGAGATCGCCGACCGATTCTACGCGAACCTCCAGTTGGACGAGGAGACGCACGAGATTCTCAACAATTCCACGCGCACCATCGACTCGCTCAAGCGGACGCAGGGGGAGTATCTCGTCACGCTCGCCGACGGGTCCTACGGGACCGAGTACGTCCGCAACCGCGCGCGGATCGGAAAGCTCCACGACATGCTCGGGATGCCGCTGAACCACTACATCGGACAGTACGGCGTCTACTACGATTTGATCTCGTCCATCGTGGAAGAACGACTGCAGGACGAGATCGAAGCAATGGTTCGTGACGAGTTTTCGTCCGCGATGACCGACGGCGGGCAACTCGCCTCGTCCACGAACGCCGACGACCTCCTGGGCGGAGTCCGGGACGCGGTACACGAGAGTTTCGAGGAGATGTTGTCCGTGCTTCGCGTGCTCAACCTCGACATGCAGATCACGGCGGACACCTACGTCCACTCGCACAGTCGGCAGATGAAGCGGGAAATCGAGCGGTCGCGCACCCTGCGCGAATCGACCGAGGAACACGTTCTCGATGCACACGAGTCGGCGGGGGACGTCGCGGCGAGTTCCGCCGAGATCAGCGGATTGACCGAGGAGCAATCGAACAACATGGACCGCATCGCCAGCGAGGTGTCCACCCAGAGCGCGACCGTCGAGGAAATCGCGGCCAGCGCGAGCGAAGTGGGGCGACAGAGCCGCGAATCCCAGACGCTCGCAGAGGAGGGAAAGCAACTCGGGCAACGGGCCATCGGCGCGACCGAATCGACGGAGGATGCCCGTGAGAGCATGGTTGAGGACGCCGAGGAACTCCAGAACGCGGTGGCCGAAATCAGCGACGCCGTCGAGATGATAAACGACGTGGCGGATCAGACGAACTTGCTGGCGCTGAACGCCTCGATCGAAGCCGCACGGGCAGGCGAGGCTGGCGACGGGTTCGCCGTCGTCGCCGAGGAAGTCAAATCGCTCGCAGAGGAGTCGAAGGAGCGCGCCGCCGAAATCGAGTCGATGGGTGACCGCATCCAGTCCCGGACCGAGAGCACGCTCGACAGCCTCGGCGAGAGCGAAGCCTCGATCAGCGAGACGGTCACCGCCGTCCAACGAACCAGCGAAAAACTCGAACGGATCGTCGAATCGGCCACCGAAACGGCCGTCGGGATGGAGCAGATCACCTCCGCGACGGACGAACAGGCCGCGAGTACACAGGAGGTCGCCACCATGATAGACGAGGCGGCCGAACGGTCCGCACGGATATCGAAGAAGGTGTCGTCGATAGCGGAGACGAACGAAAAGCAGGCGGCGACGATCGAGGAACTGGACGACATCGTCGCCCACCTCGGCGAAGCCGAGAGCGACATCGACCGAATCTGA